Proteins found in one Candidatus Acetothermia bacterium genomic segment:
- a CDS encoding glycosyltransferase family 4 protein gives MRGGVARIGICHFRVGEMDGVSLEIDKSRRVLERLGHQTFLCAGRCGSGGAFVIPELALDHPEVVQIRKNALERLADYSSEDALHDHIEDVAARVEAGVKRFVTSFGLDLLIVHNIWALPINLPATIGVWRAVQDLHLSAIAHHHDFYWEKDDYRSPTCPLVRNLLAEHYPPRSPRVTHIVINRLAQEELRHRGVSAVVVPNVFDFSAPLIRDDLSANFPERMGLSPEDVVFLQATRVVRRKGIEIAVELVARLALPEYQGALAQRVRARGGSSRARPVLLLPNLVEDPAYGATLQERIAQRGVDARFVSDRVALERKPPRFSFWDTYLCADFVTYPSLQEGWGNQLLEAIWAKLPVALYEYPVFRSDIAPVGFRYVSLGDSHEWDEMGLARVPEPVLRRAAQEVADLLASPDRYRRVVEHNFALGKTHFSLETLAGYLDRLVTAALGGRPAVDGPGVRQ, from the coding sequence ATGAGGGGAGGCGTGGCACGGATTGGAATCTGCCATTTTCGCGTCGGGGAAATGGACGGCGTGTCGCTGGAGATCGACAAATCCCGACGGGTTCTGGAGCGGTTGGGGCACCAGACCTTTTTGTGCGCCGGGCGCTGCGGAAGCGGAGGGGCGTTTGTCATCCCCGAACTCGCCCTCGACCATCCGGAGGTTGTTCAGATTCGCAAGAACGCGCTGGAGCGCTTGGCGGATTACTCGTCCGAGGACGCCCTCCACGACCACATCGAGGACGTGGCGGCACGGGTCGAGGCGGGGGTCAAACGGTTCGTGACCAGCTTCGGCCTCGATCTCCTCATCGTGCACAACATCTGGGCGCTCCCGATCAATCTTCCCGCCACGATCGGTGTGTGGCGAGCCGTTCAGGATCTTCACTTGTCGGCGATCGCCCATCACCACGACTTCTACTGGGAGAAGGACGATTACCGCAGCCCCACGTGCCCATTGGTGCGGAACCTGCTCGCCGAGCACTATCCACCCCGCAGCCCTCGCGTGACGCACATCGTCATCAACCGCCTTGCCCAGGAGGAATTGCGCCACCGTGGGGTGTCCGCGGTGGTGGTGCCCAACGTGTTTGACTTCAGTGCCCCGCTGATCCGGGACGATCTTTCCGCCAACTTCCCCGAGCGGATGGGCCTTTCCCCGGAGGACGTGGTGTTCCTCCAGGCGACGCGGGTGGTCCGCCGCAAAGGGATCGAGATCGCCGTGGAACTCGTGGCGCGCCTCGCCTTGCCCGAATACCAGGGGGCCCTAGCGCAGCGCGTGCGCGCCCGCGGAGGCAGCTCCCGAGCCCGACCGGTGCTCCTCCTCCCCAACCTGGTAGAGGACCCGGCGTACGGCGCGACCCTCCAAGAGCGGATCGCCCAGCGGGGGGTGGACGCCCGGTTCGTGTCGGATAGGGTGGCTTTGGAACGAAAGCCGCCCCGGTTCTCGTTCTGGGATACCTACCTCTGCGCCGACTTCGTCACCTACCCCTCGCTCCAGGAGGGGTGGGGGAACCAGCTGTTGGAGGCGATCTGGGCGAAGCTGCCGGTGGCGCTCTATGAATACCCGGTGTTCCGCTCCGACATCGCCCCGGTGGGGTTCCGGTACGTGTCGCTGGGGGATAGCCACGAGTGGGATGAGATGGGCCTCGCCCGCGTGCCTGAGCCCGTTTTGCGCCGGGCAGCACAGGAGGTCGCCGATCTTTTGGCGAGCCCGGACCGCTACCGACGGGTCGTCGAGCACAACTTCGCGCTGGGTAAGACCCACTTCTCCCTCGAAACCCTGGCCGGATACCTGGACCGACTGGTGACGGCCGCCCTCGGTGGACGTCCGGCCGTTGACGGCCCCGGAGTCCGACAGTAG
- a CDS encoding Gfo/Idh/MocA family oxidoreductase has product MPGKERTRFGRGLLALPRGTLGPVTVADGGETAPVSVALVGAGQRGIEVYGDYIFRHPEAARLVAVAEPDPTRRALTVRLHRLPPDRAFTTWEHLLSRERLADALIIATPDRVHVEPALRALALGYHILLEKPIATTRDEVLRLQRAAMESSGSVTVAHVLRYTEFFATIKRLLDEGRIGRLISIVHIENIGFWHFAHSYVRGNWRRAETASPMILAKACHDFDLIRWFADRPCRSVSSCGELTYFRPENAPPGATERCTDPCPVEPTCLYSAVEIYVRRFAHRTGWPGSVITVDPRPTARLQALRESPYGRCVFRCDNDVPDHQVVTLEFAGGITATLIVSAFTAENTRTVKLMGTHGEIRGHLGRGEIVAYPFSSGPPLVLHTQGGEGHAGGDEGLMQAFLDRVQRLRTGAEASAAITSLSDCVDSHLMAFAAEESRRTGRVVHLDR; this is encoded by the coding sequence GTGCCGGGCAAGGAACGGACCCGGTTCGGTCGGGGGCTTCTTGCCCTTCCCCGGGGTACACTGGGGCCCGTGACCGTGGCGGACGGTGGGGAAACGGCGCCCGTGTCCGTGGCGCTCGTCGGAGCCGGGCAACGGGGAATCGAGGTGTACGGGGATTACATCTTCCGTCATCCAGAGGCGGCGCGGCTGGTGGCGGTGGCCGAACCGGACCCGACCCGACGGGCGTTGACGGTCCGGCTCCACCGTCTTCCGCCGGACCGAGCCTTCACGACCTGGGAACACCTCCTTTCCCGCGAACGCTTGGCCGATGCCCTCATCATCGCCACCCCGGACCGCGTGCACGTGGAGCCGGCCCTTCGGGCGCTCGCCCTCGGCTACCACATCCTCCTGGAGAAGCCCATCGCCACCACGCGCGATGAGGTCCTCCGGCTCCAACGAGCGGCCATGGAGTCCTCGGGGTCGGTGACCGTGGCCCACGTGCTGCGGTACACGGAGTTCTTCGCCACGATCAAGCGGCTTCTTGACGAGGGTCGGATTGGCCGCCTCATCTCCATCGTCCACATCGAGAACATCGGGTTCTGGCACTTCGCCCACTCCTACGTGCGGGGCAATTGGCGCAGGGCCGAGACCGCAAGCCCGATGATCCTCGCCAAGGCCTGCCACGACTTCGACCTCATCCGCTGGTTCGCCGACCGCCCTTGTCGGAGCGTGAGTTCGTGCGGCGAGTTGACGTACTTCCGGCCGGAGAACGCCCCGCCCGGGGCCACCGAACGGTGCACCGACCCATGCCCGGTCGAGCCCACCTGCCTATACTCGGCGGTCGAGATCTACGTCCGACGGTTCGCCCACCGCACCGGGTGGCCGGGATCGGTGATCACCGTCGACCCAAGGCCGACCGCGCGGCTCCAGGCGCTTCGGGAAAGCCCGTACGGGCGGTGCGTGTTCCGTTGCGACAACGATGTCCCCGACCATCAGGTGGTGACCCTCGAGTTCGCCGGGGGGATCACGGCCACGCTGATCGTGTCTGCGTTCACTGCGGAGAACACGCGCACCGTGAAGCTGATGGGCACCCACGGCGAGATCCGCGGGCACCTCGGCCGGGGGGAGATCGTCGCGTACCCATTCTCGTCCGGTCCGCCTCTTGTGCTCCACACGCAGGGCGGGGAAGGGCACGCAGGAGGCGATGAAGGGCTCATGCAGGCGTTTCTGGACCGGGTTCAGCGGCTGCGGACAGGAGCAGAGGCGTCGGCGGCGATCACGTCGCTTTCGGACTGTGTGGACAGTCACCTGATGGCGTTCGCCGCCGAGGAGTCCCGACGCACGGGAAGGGTCGTCCATCTGGACCGGTGA
- a CDS encoding ABC transporter ATP-binding protein translates to MAEIGLQRVRKTFGRVVAVKDVDLTIADGEFLVLLGPSGCGKTTTLRCIAGLERADTGRIFIGGRDVTELPPARRGIAMVFQSYAVFPHMTVAQNIGFGLRMRHIAKREIRAAVQEAAELLQIDELLDRYPAQLSGGQRQRVAVARAIVMKPEVLLMDEPLSNLDALLRLQMRAELKRLHREIGTTTVYVTHDQIEALSLGDRIAVMREGVIVQLDHPNTVYDRPATTFVAGFIGTPPMNFLRATVNTSGDDLALAVGDFTLLLPPAWKPSLRAMVGKLVVVGIRAENIGVHADATPGSLPATVLVSEPLGAQQLLTVQVGKDVLKVATAPEPLLRAGQTVGLTMTKEKLRLFDEESGKALSIEAGPPTQGEHR, encoded by the coding sequence GTGGCGGAGATCGGGCTGCAACGCGTGCGCAAGACGTTCGGCCGGGTGGTGGCGGTCAAGGACGTGGACCTGACCATCGCGGACGGGGAGTTCCTCGTCCTCCTCGGCCCCTCCGGCTGCGGCAAGACCACCACCCTGCGGTGCATCGCCGGGCTGGAGCGGGCCGACACCGGACGCATCTTCATCGGCGGCCGCGACGTGACCGAGCTGCCCCCGGCTCGACGCGGCATCGCCATGGTCTTCCAGAGCTACGCGGTGTTCCCGCACATGACGGTGGCCCAGAACATCGGGTTCGGGCTACGCATGAGGCACATCGCCAAGCGGGAGATCCGCGCCGCTGTGCAGGAAGCGGCAGAGCTCCTCCAGATCGACGAGCTCCTCGATCGCTACCCGGCCCAGCTCTCCGGCGGGCAGCGGCAGCGGGTGGCGGTGGCCCGGGCGATCGTGATGAAGCCGGAGGTGCTGCTCATGGACGAGCCCCTCTCCAACCTGGACGCGCTACTCCGCCTTCAGATGCGGGCCGAGCTCAAGCGCCTCCATCGGGAGATCGGCACCACCACCGTGTACGTGACCCATGACCAGATAGAGGCCCTCTCCCTGGGGGACCGGATCGCGGTGATGCGGGAGGGGGTAATCGTCCAGCTCGACCACCCGAACACCGTCTACGACCGGCCGGCGACCACGTTCGTCGCCGGTTTCATCGGCACCCCGCCGATGAACTTCCTGCGAGCCACGGTGAACACAAGCGGGGACGACCTGGCCCTCGCCGTGGGCGATTTCACCTTGCTGTTGCCCCCGGCGTGGAAGCCGAGCCTCCGGGCGATGGTGGGGAAGCTCGTCGTCGTGGGGATCAGGGCCGAGAACATCGGCGTGCACGCGGACGCGACGCCCGGTTCTCTTCCCGCTACCGTGCTCGTGTCCGAACCCTTGGGTGCGCAGCAGCTCCTGACCGTGCAGGTGGGGAAGGACGTGCTGAAGGTGGCCACCGCTCCGGAACCGCTCCTGCGGGCCGGGCAGACCGTCGGCCTTACCATGACCAAGGAGAAGCTGCGCCTGTTCGACGAGGAGAGCGGCAAGGCCCTGTCCATCGAGGCAGGCCCGCCTACGCAAGGAGAACACCGATGA
- a CDS encoding FAD-binding protein, whose translation MRFNEVTLEVVDRLRAIVGEAYVLTSPEDLERYSLDEIEARYRRLPEVVVKPRTAEEVAAILLLANEQRIPVTPRGAGTGLSGGAVPVFGGIVLSLERMNEILEIDPNNMMVTVEPGVVLGDMMRAVEAKGLFYPVDVSTLESCHVGGNVAENAGGARAVKYGLTGDWVYGLEVITPSGEIVHLGGKCIKDVTGYNLVQLVVGSEGTLGVITKITFRLTVKPKHVLDLLVPFETLEGAVTQVLGLLREQPGLATIEFMDRLSIRASERYLNLSLPYDDCEAHLLIQIDGMEEDQVWQIGEMVYRRLTEAGAKEAFVADNRLTRERIWRARREIAEALKALHQHVSVEDIVVPRAKIPEMARRLKELSRAQNLEVPLYGHIGDGNLHPTPVSDDPDEERWIRDLEAFLLDMFRAVRELGGNLTAEHGVGLKRIKYLPLAFSEAEVALMAAIKRAWDPNGILNPGKIFPHHLGRGM comes from the coding sequence ATGAGGTTTAACGAGGTGACCCTGGAGGTGGTGGACCGGCTGCGGGCGATCGTGGGTGAGGCCTACGTCCTCACTTCCCCGGAGGACTTGGAACGGTACAGCTTGGACGAGATCGAGGCGCGCTACCGACGCCTCCCCGAGGTCGTGGTGAAGCCTCGCACGGCGGAGGAGGTCGCCGCCATCTTGCTGCTCGCTAATGAGCAGCGGATCCCGGTCACCCCGCGGGGAGCGGGGACCGGGCTTTCCGGTGGGGCGGTGCCGGTCTTCGGGGGGATTGTCCTTTCCCTGGAGCGGATGAACGAGATTCTGGAGATCGACCCAAACAATATGATGGTCACCGTGGAGCCGGGGGTGGTGCTCGGGGACATGATGCGGGCGGTGGAGGCAAAAGGCCTCTTCTACCCGGTGGATGTGTCCACATTAGAAAGCTGTCATGTCGGGGGCAACGTAGCAGAAAACGCCGGCGGCGCCCGGGCGGTGAAATACGGGCTCACTGGCGACTGGGTATACGGCCTTGAGGTGATCACCCCCAGCGGGGAAATCGTGCACCTAGGCGGCAAGTGTATTAAGGATGTCACCGGCTACAACCTGGTGCAGCTCGTGGTGGGATCGGAGGGGACGCTCGGGGTCATCACCAAGATCACCTTCCGCCTCACCGTAAAGCCCAAGCACGTGCTCGACCTCCTTGTCCCGTTTGAAACCTTAGAAGGGGCGGTGACCCAGGTGCTCGGGCTTCTCCGCGAACAGCCCGGTCTTGCCACGATCGAGTTCATGGACCGCCTGAGCATCCGGGCATCGGAACGGTACCTCAACCTTTCCCTCCCCTATGACGACTGTGAGGCACACCTGCTCATCCAGATCGACGGGATGGAGGAAGATCAGGTATGGCAGATCGGCGAGATGGTCTACCGAAGGCTCACCGAGGCGGGGGCCAAGGAGGCGTTCGTGGCCGACAACCGCCTGACCCGGGAGCGGATCTGGCGGGCCAGGCGGGAGATCGCCGAGGCCCTCAAAGCACTTCACCAGCATGTATCGGTGGAGGATATCGTGGTGCCGCGGGCCAAGATCCCGGAGATGGCCCGCCGTCTGAAGGAACTCTCGCGCGCGCAAAACCTGGAGGTGCCCCTGTACGGTCACATCGGCGACGGCAACCTCCATCCGACCCCGGTGAGCGATGATCCCGATGAGGAGAGATGGATCCGTGATCTCGAGGCGTTCTTACTGGACATGTTCCGAGCAGTCCGGGAACTAGGGGGAAACCTCACCGCCGAGCACGGGGTGGGCCTGAAAAGGATCAAGTATCTTCCGCTCGCGTTCAGCGAGGCTGAGGTTGCGCTCATGGCCGCCATTAAGCGGGCCTGGGATCCAAACGGCATCCTCAACCCAGGGAAGATCTTCCCCCATCATCTCGGCAGGGGTATGTAG
- a CDS encoding sugar ABC transporter permease produces MNRTQVTRWLVSEKVLPYWLILPTLAYVAAFFLVPLAQALLLAFRTEGGQWTMRFFVRMVEDVRFFDALKFTLILVAIVVPLQLVTALSIALLVNTRFRGSRSFLYICAIPLGISDLAAGLIWFSLFTQHGYVNSFLYTLGLIDKPIYFLSTQNLGWVVGSIVLAEHWRATAIVLVILVAGLQMISRDYLEAAEVFGARPWQKLWHVTLPLLKPSLQSALIIRTILALQMFAVAVALGGRLVPVLAGEAYYWYYLYRNANVASAYALFLMVISLLLAWGYLRFLRPREVRS; encoded by the coding sequence ATGAACCGGACGCAAGTTACACGGTGGCTGGTCTCGGAGAAGGTGCTGCCGTATTGGCTCATCCTCCCCACCCTCGCCTACGTCGCCGCGTTCTTCCTGGTGCCCCTGGCCCAGGCGCTCCTCCTTGCGTTCCGCACCGAGGGCGGCCAGTGGACGATGCGGTTCTTCGTGCGGATGGTGGAGGATGTCCGGTTTTTCGACGCCCTCAAGTTCACCCTGATCCTGGTGGCCATCGTCGTCCCTCTCCAGCTTGTCACCGCGCTCTCGATCGCCCTCCTGGTGAACACCCGCTTCCGCGGATCCCGGAGCTTCTTGTACATCTGTGCAATTCCTCTCGGAATTTCCGACCTTGCCGCCGGGTTGATTTGGTTCTCTTTGTTCACCCAGCACGGGTACGTCAACTCCTTCTTGTACACCCTAGGGCTGATCGACAAGCCCATCTACTTCCTGTCCACGCAGAACTTGGGGTGGGTGGTGGGGTCGATCGTGTTGGCCGAGCACTGGCGGGCGACGGCGATCGTGCTCGTGATCCTCGTCGCGGGCCTGCAGATGATCTCCCGGGACTACCTGGAGGCGGCGGAGGTGTTCGGGGCCCGGCCTTGGCAGAAGCTGTGGCACGTCACTTTGCCGCTCCTTAAGCCGTCGCTGCAGTCGGCGCTCATCATCCGGACCATCTTGGCCCTCCAGATGTTCGCCGTGGCCGTGGCGCTCGGCGGGCGCCTGGTGCCGGTGCTGGCCGGGGAGGCGTACTACTGGTACTACCTGTACCGCAACGCCAACGTGGCCTCGGCCTACGCCCTGTTCCTGATGGTCATTTCTCTCCTCCTGGCGTGGGGGTACCTGCGGTTCCTGCGGCCGCGGGAGGTGCGATCGTGA
- a CDS encoding electron transfer flavoprotein subunit alpha/FixB family protein: MEDWQGVWIVAEQGQGKLKRVSFELLGRARKLADKLGVPLGAVLLGHDVEGGAQELICHGADRVYLVDHPSLARFDPDPYARCLERLVREERPAIVVAAATTSGRTLMPILAARLHTGLTADCTELDIEEGTGLLLQTRPAIGGNVMATIKTPDHRPQMTTVRPRSYPPAPRDPWRTGEVVRLDFPEEVFASRFRLLGLEKPEGGAANIEDADVVVAAGKGLGRPDGLRWVQELAELLGGAVGASRPVVDQGWLPYPHQVGLSGKTVSPKLYIACGVSGAIQHLAGMRGAELVIAINKDPRAQVFQVADLAVVGDLAEILPRLVRRLREIKGSSCP, from the coding sequence ATGGAAGACTGGCAGGGCGTCTGGATCGTTGCTGAGCAAGGGCAAGGGAAACTCAAGCGGGTCTCGTTCGAACTCCTTGGGCGAGCCAGAAAGCTCGCAGACAAGCTCGGGGTCCCGCTGGGCGCCGTGCTTCTTGGGCACGACGTTGAGGGTGGGGCTCAGGAGCTCATCTGCCATGGCGCGGATCGGGTGTACCTCGTGGATCATCCGAGCCTTGCCCGGTTCGACCCCGATCCCTACGCACGCTGCCTAGAGCGGCTGGTGCGGGAGGAACGGCCGGCGATCGTCGTGGCCGCGGCCACCACAAGCGGCCGCACCCTGATGCCCATCCTCGCGGCACGCCTTCACACTGGGCTCACGGCCGACTGCACAGAGCTCGACATCGAGGAAGGAACAGGGCTCCTTCTCCAGACTCGCCCAGCAATTGGGGGGAATGTCATGGCCACCATCAAGACGCCAGATCATCGGCCGCAGATGACCACGGTGCGCCCCCGCTCCTATCCCCCCGCTCCTCGCGATCCCTGGCGCACCGGCGAGGTAGTCCGGCTGGACTTCCCCGAGGAGGTCTTCGCCAGCCGGTTCAGGCTTTTGGGCCTAGAGAAGCCCGAGGGAGGAGCGGCGAACATCGAGGACGCCGACGTGGTGGTGGCTGCCGGCAAGGGCTTGGGAAGACCGGACGGCCTCCGCTGGGTCCAGGAACTGGCTGAACTCCTGGGTGGAGCAGTGGGGGCCTCCCGGCCGGTGGTGGATCAGGGCTGGCTCCCCTACCCTCATCAGGTGGGGCTCTCTGGGAAGACGGTGTCGCCGAAACTGTACATTGCGTGTGGGGTGTCAGGGGCAATCCAGCATCTGGCGGGCATGCGCGGTGCGGAACTGGTGATCGCCATCAACAAGGACCCTCGGGCCCAAGTGTTCCAGGTTGCCGACCTGGCCGTGGTGGGCGATCTTGCCGAGATCCTGCCCCGCCTCGTCCGGCGCCTGCGGGAGATCAAGGGGAGCAGCTGCCCTTAG
- a CDS encoding carbohydrate ABC transporter permease yields the protein MTFPRLQRRILLYMAVVVIALWVLVPLVLIALAAFTPRLELYRWPKTIIPSAFSSATMSFFLRSYGTVSSLRNSVLVALLTLGMTLVVGAPAGYAVARYVFRGREAFRLGILMTRMFPTSLLAIPLIVTFIRWELYDTLIGVAFMHTAMALPFAVLITSGIFSGVPKELEEAAMTLGCSRLGAFVRVALPLALPGLAAAAMFTFVISWNEVFAAAILTVHNRTLPAQVLTSLEVAPLDFRFAGGFFMIIPAVIFMALARRYLFQMWGGAIAER from the coding sequence GTGACCTTTCCCCGCCTGCAGCGGCGGATCCTCCTCTACATGGCGGTGGTGGTGATCGCCCTGTGGGTCCTGGTGCCGCTCGTCCTCATCGCCTTGGCCGCGTTCACTCCCCGATTGGAGCTGTACCGCTGGCCGAAGACGATCATCCCGAGCGCGTTTTCTTCGGCGACGATGTCGTTCTTTCTACGCTCGTACGGGACGGTGTCCTCGCTCCGCAACAGCGTGCTGGTGGCACTGCTGACCCTGGGGATGACGCTCGTGGTGGGGGCTCCGGCCGGCTACGCGGTGGCTCGGTACGTGTTCCGTGGGCGGGAGGCATTCCGGTTGGGCATCCTGATGACCAGGATGTTCCCGACCTCGCTCCTGGCGATCCCGCTCATCGTGACGTTCATCCGGTGGGAGCTCTACGACACCCTGATCGGGGTTGCGTTCATGCATACCGCGATGGCGCTCCCGTTCGCGGTGCTCATCACGTCGGGGATCTTCTCCGGGGTGCCCAAGGAACTGGAGGAGGCGGCGATGACCTTGGGGTGCAGCCGTCTGGGGGCGTTCGTGCGGGTGGCGCTCCCGCTGGCCCTGCCGGGGCTGGCCGCGGCGGCGATGTTCACGTTCGTCATCTCCTGGAACGAGGTGTTCGCCGCGGCCATCCTCACCGTGCACAACCGCACGCTCCCTGCCCAGGTGTTGACGTCGCTCGAGGTGGCGCCGCTTGACTTTCGGTTCGCGGGGGGGTTCTTCATGATCATCCCCGCCGTGATCTTCATGGCCCTCGCCCGGCGGTACCTGTTCCAAATGTGGGGCGGGGCCATCGCGGAGAGGTGA
- a CDS encoding ABC transporter substrate-binding protein encodes MKRWNMRWLFIGLLVSVGVTAGVASPDLTFMSTQMRPITEAEWARTELLPPFTEETGIRVVFLGAEEPELTNRILAEYQAGKGSLDLVGDLHGNFLVYHTALKDLSAELSLLEGLGDRTLAKTFVELGRIDGAQAYIPWMQATYVLVANKKALAYMPGRMATEGLTYDVLLEWAKNVYQATGEKRLGIPAGPRALLHRFLHGYLYPSFTGAQAKKFNSPEAVAMWQYLKELWEYVNPAAPTLDSMDTALLSEEVWIAWDHTARVKTAILERPDDFVVLPAPAGPKGRGVITVLVGLAIPNTSPDPAGAYLLIEYLTRPSTQVTILQGVGFFPVVAEAAGAVPTGGLKVLADGVAVQSAAPDLLVSIIPGGFGARSGEFNKVYLDAFTEIVLRGRPIEDVLARQGALLETLFRETGAPTPVPDVYLP; translated from the coding sequence ATGAAGAGGTGGAACATGCGGTGGTTGTTCATCGGATTGTTGGTAAGCGTCGGTGTCACGGCCGGGGTTGCCTCGCCGGACCTGACGTTCATGTCCACGCAAATGCGGCCGATCACCGAGGCGGAGTGGGCCCGCACAGAGCTCCTCCCGCCGTTCACGGAAGAGACCGGCATCCGCGTCGTTTTCCTGGGGGCGGAGGAGCCGGAGTTGACCAATCGTATTCTTGCCGAGTATCAAGCCGGGAAGGGATCGCTGGATTTGGTCGGCGACCTCCACGGGAACTTCCTCGTATACCACACGGCGCTCAAGGACCTGAGCGCGGAACTAAGCCTGCTTGAGGGGTTGGGCGACCGCACCCTGGCCAAGACGTTCGTGGAGCTCGGGCGCATTGACGGCGCCCAGGCCTACATCCCCTGGATGCAGGCCACGTACGTGCTGGTGGCCAACAAGAAGGCGCTGGCGTACATGCCAGGCCGGATGGCCACCGAGGGCCTCACCTACGACGTGCTTCTGGAGTGGGCGAAGAACGTCTACCAGGCCACCGGGGAAAAGCGGCTTGGCATCCCGGCCGGCCCACGGGCCTTGCTCCACCGGTTCCTCCACGGTTATCTCTACCCGTCCTTCACCGGGGCCCAGGCCAAGAAGTTCAACTCGCCGGAAGCGGTGGCCATGTGGCAGTACCTGAAGGAACTCTGGGAGTACGTGAACCCGGCCGCCCCCACGCTCGATTCCATGGACACGGCACTCCTCTCCGAAGAGGTCTGGATCGCGTGGGACCACACCGCCCGGGTGAAGACGGCGATCCTGGAGCGGCCGGATGACTTCGTGGTCCTGCCTGCTCCGGCGGGCCCCAAAGGCCGTGGCGTCATCACTGTGCTCGTCGGCCTCGCCATCCCCAACACCTCGCCCGATCCGGCTGGGGCTTACCTGCTCATCGAGTACCTGACCCGCCCCTCCACACAGGTCACGATCCTGCAGGGCGTGGGGTTCTTCCCTGTGGTCGCCGAGGCCGCCGGGGCGGTGCCCACCGGCGGGCTCAAGGTCCTCGCCGACGGGGTGGCCGTGCAGTCCGCGGCTCCCGATCTCTTGGTGTCCATCATCCCCGGCGGGTTCGGCGCCCGGTCGGGCGAGTTCAACAAAGTGTACCTGGACGCGTTCACCGAGATCGTGCTTCGCGGCCGGCCGATCGAGGACGTCCTTGCCCGGCAAGGGGCCCTGCTTGAGACGCTGTTCCGCGAGACGGGCGCCCCCACCCCGGTGCCCGACGTGTACCTGCCGTAG
- a CDS encoding nucleotidyltransferase family protein translates to MRTIILAGGYARRLWPITWDRPKPLLPVAGKPILDWLMDRIPDSDRPILSVNRRFAAAFAAWAEGHPVELVVEETRSEEEKLGSMGALAYLVDRLGLDDDLVVIGGDNLFELDLAGFVRAFRGRTLVALYDLGDPRAARLRYGVAVVQGDKVVEFQEKPEVPRSALASTACFLFPRHVLPRFREFLSEAPASHDTPGYFLEWLLPREPIEAFAFRGGWYDIGNRETYIEANLRHTGGASWIHPGAEVVDSAVERSVVLGPCEIRSSSLSGCVVDEGVRLIGVELRNALVGQGAWLCRG, encoded by the coding sequence GTGCGCACGATCATCCTCGCCGGTGGGTACGCGAGAAGGCTTTGGCCCATCACCTGGGATCGGCCAAAGCCCCTCCTTCCCGTGGCCGGGAAGCCCATTTTGGATTGGCTCATGGACCGGATCCCCGACTCCGATCGCCCGATCCTTTCCGTGAACCGCCGGTTCGCCGCGGCGTTTGCGGCGTGGGCGGAGGGACATCCGGTGGAGCTGGTGGTGGAAGAAACCCGGTCCGAGGAAGAGAAACTCGGATCCATGGGGGCACTGGCGTACCTCGTGGACCGCCTGGGGCTGGACGACGACCTGGTTGTGATCGGCGGGGATAACCTGTTCGAGCTCGATCTCGCTGGGTTCGTACGGGCGTTCCGGGGCCGGACGCTCGTGGCCCTCTATGACCTCGGCGACCCACGCGCGGCCCGCCTCCGGTACGGGGTGGCCGTGGTCCAGGGGGACAAGGTCGTCGAGTTCCAGGAGAAGCCCGAGGTCCCCCGCTCAGCTCTCGCCAGCACCGCCTGCTTCCTGTTCCCGCGCCATGTCCTTCCTCGATTCCGGGAGTTCCTCAGCGAGGCCCCGGCGAGCCACGACACCCCGGGCTACTTCCTGGAATGGCTCCTTCCCCGGGAACCAATCGAGGCGTTCGCCTTTCGCGGAGGCTGGTACGACATCGGCAACCGCGAGACCTACATCGAGGCCAACCTCCGCCATACCGGAGGGGCGAGCTGGATCCACCCCGGGGCCGAGGTGGTGGACTCGGCCGTGGAACGCTCGGTGGTCCTCGGCCCGTGTGAGATCAGGAGCTCCTCCCTCTCCGGCTGCGTGGTGGACGAGGGGGTCCGCCTCATCGGGGTCGAGCTCCGCAACGCCCTGGTGGGCCAGGGTGCCTGGCTGTGCCGGGGCTGA